From the Daucus carota subsp. sativus chromosome 8, DH1 v3.0, whole genome shotgun sequence genome, one window contains:
- the LOC108212686 gene encoding uncharacterized protein LOC108212686 has translation MESDQNWMHRRLDARNNISDEYKDGVRKFIDFALKGKDSQGNIRCPCIDCGNLFFHQPERVTYHLYRYGIMESYTTWDLHEEANRLRGQVGTDSTNVGYRDDDDMYDAHEMLRDFGEAHGHFENNEEEPNAAAKKFYEMVENASEPLYPNNAKITTLSFINKLLHFKSRHGCSNKGFDELLGIIGSVLPMDHKLPATYYDVKKMTSALNMGYEKIDACENDCMLFYKENSNKIYCDICKTSRYKPQKDPKKKKISRKILRYFPLTARLQRLFMAKKTAECMRWHHDRVIVEGELSHPADGDEWKQFDRRFPNFAKDMRNVRLGLSSDGFDPFRDPHAQGYTVWPVIVVVYNLPPSMCTKAPYMFMPLLIPGPNDPTKDLHVYLRPLIDELKILWSTGVETYDKLSCTNFMMKAALMWTISDFPALGMLSGWSTKGKLACHVCSGEVKGKQLKHGGKPSFYGTARYFLEPNDPLRKSTKFGRRESRSVTARHSGLLAKNFCEHIQFPPPGKTSWRKPRGYGVTHNWTHYSPFFELPYWETLNLRHSIDVMHTEKNVFDNIFYTMLNDKNKTKDNEKSRKDCKELDIHRDLWIQDDGMMPSAPYTLTREQVRKLLKWIEELKLPDGFVSNISRCVNFEKNTVQGMKSHDCHIFMQKLLPIVCRDFLPKHVGDVLIELSNFFQDLCAVNLKSSDLDKMEKDIVRIISKLETIYPPGFFNPMEHLPLHLATECKLGGPSHFRWMYFVERYLHGLKMKVKNKARPEGSMAERYIEEESVHFCSLYFESKFETVHNQLRRNEAPKKSCDPNLLEVYRYPTKPQLRSGHRLLSREEERLAKYYVLINSPEVAKYLREFHKLVCKHHPEFNDAEKEKYQKEKFTNWMQRRVTDNKGVINPKFEDLLRGPMTDVETYRGCLSNGYKFDCGNLNERTSQNSGVLVIGSSYKENYGNNYGRLLEVLKLHYHNGHDVILFKCHWFDHTTHVRVDRNRITTVDVRSKLNAEDVFILASQAHQVCYVPSITKANSSWYTVLTTKSRQVDEDVTYNDNTTSNDAAFQNDTSNASSSHVNTVVIHDPSNFFIDLRSYENVNFTEHNNDDLNDDDHMSVDERSDSDE, from the exons ATGGAATCGGATCAAAATTGGATGCACCGTAGGCTTGATGCAAGAAATAATATATCAGATGAATACAAAGACGGTGTGCGAAAATTTATCGATTTTGCACTCAAGGGAAAAGATTCACAAGGAAATATAAGATGTCCATGTATTGATTGTGGAAATTTGTTTTTTCATCAACCCGAAAGAGTGACTTATCACTTGTATCGATACGGTATCATGGAGTCATATACAACATGGGATTTACATGAGGAAGCAAATAGGTTACGGGGTCAAGTCGGTACAGATTCTACTAATGTCGGTTAcagagatgatgatgatatgtatGATGCACATGAAATGCTAAGAGATTTTGGGGAGGCACATGGACATTTTGAGAATAATGAAGAGGAACCGAATGCCGCAgcaaaaaaattttatgagatGGTTGAGAATGCTTCCGAGCCACTTTATCCAAATAATGCCAAGATTACAAcattatcattcataaacaagtTGTTGCATTTCAAGAGCAGGCATGGTTGTAGTAATAAGGGGTTTGATGAATTGTTGGGAATCATTGGGTCGGTGTTGCCTATGGACCATAAATTGCCCGCGACATACTACGATGTGAAAAAGATGACAAGTGCACTGAATATGGGATATGAAAAGATTGATGCTTGTGAGAATGATTGCATGTTGTTTTACAAGGAGAACAGTAATAAGATATATTGTGACATATGCAAGACGAGCCGATACAAGCCACAGAAAGAcccaaagaagaaaaagatctCACGAAAGATATTACGATACTTTCCTCTTACAGCAAGATTACAACGTCTGTTTATGGCTAAGAAGACCGCTGAATGTATGAGATGGCACCACGACAGAGTTATAGTTGAAGGTGAATTGTCGCACCCAGCCGATGGAGATGAATGGAAGCAGTTTGATCGTAGGTTTCCCAATTTCGCAAAGGATATGCGAAATGTCAGACTTGGCCTCTCTAGTGATGGATTTGACCCATTTCGTGATCCACATGCACAAGGCTACACTGTGTGGCCTGTGATAGTTGTTGTTTACAACCTACCACCGTCTATGTGCACAAAAGCTCCATATATGTTTATGCCTCTCCTCATTCCAGGGCCGAATGATCCTACAAAAGATCTTCATGTCTATCTCCGGCCTCTAATTGATGAATTGAAAATATTGTGGAGTACAGGAGTGGAAACATATGATAAGTTATCTTGCACAAATTTTATGATGAAGGCGGCATTGATGTGGACAATAAGTGATTTTCCCGCACTTGGCATGCTTAGTGGATGGTCGACTAAGGGAAAGTTGGCATGTCATGTATGTAGTGGAGAAGTGAAAGGTAAACAACTTAAGCATGGTGGTAAACCTAGTTTTTACGGAACTGCCAGGTATTTCTTGGAACCAAATGATCCATTGAGAAAAAGTACCAAGTTTGGAAGAAGGGAGTCACGTTCAGTAACTGCTCGACATTCAGGATTATTGGCAAAGAATTTTTGTGAGCATATACAATTTCCTCCTCCCGGAAAGACGAGTTGGCGAAAGCCAAGAGGGTATGGTGTTACACATAATTGGACTCATTACTCTCCTTTTTTTGAGCTCCCGTATTGGGAGACGCTTAATCTTCGTCATAGTATTGATGTCATGCATACTGAAAAGAATGTTTTTGATAACATATTCTACACGATGTTAAATGATAAGAATAAGACCAAAGACAATGAAAAATCAAGAAAGGATTGTAAAGAATTAGACATACATCGTGATTTGTGGATACAAGATGATGGGATGATGCCAAGTGCACCATATACGCTTACGAGAGAGCAAGTTCGTAAGTTGTTAAAGTGGATTGAAGAACTGAAACTTCCAGATGGGTTTGTCTCCAATATATCAAGGTGTGTGAATTTTGAGAAAAACACAGTTCAAGGAATGAAATCACACGATTGTCACATTTTTATGCAAAAATTGTTGCCTATTGTATGTCGTGATTTTTTACCGAAGCATGTGGGCGATGTTTTGATTGAGCTGTCCAATTTCTTTCAAGACTTATGTGCTGTAAACTTGAAATCCTCTGATTTGGATAAGATGGAGAAGGACATAGTGAGGATAATATCAAAACTTGAAACTATTTATCCTCCGGGTTTCTTTAATCCAATGGAACATTTGCCATTGCATTTGGCTACTGAATGTAAGTTGGGTGGCCCATCTCATTTTCGATGGATGTATTTTGTTGAAAGGTACTTGCATGGTCTAAAAATGAAAGTTAAAAACAAAGCTCGACCAGAGGGTTCAATGGCAGAACGCTATATTGAGGAAGAAAGTGTACACTTTTGCTCATTGTATTTTGAATCCAAGTTTGAAACAGTGCATAACCAATTGCGTCGTAATGAGGCACCAAAAAAGTCTTGTGATCCCAACTTGTTAGAAGTGTACAGGTATCCAACAAAGCCTCAATTACGTAGTGGACATAGACTCTTGAGTCGTGAAGAAGAGAGGCTTGCTAAATACTATGTACTCATTAATTCACCGGAGGTTGCTAAATATTTACG GGAATTCCACAAGTTGGTATGCAAACATCATCCAGAATTCAATGATGCAGAAAAAGagaaatatcaaaaagaaaaattcacaaATTGGATGCAAAGAAGG GTTACTGATAACAAAGGAGTCATAAATCCAAAGTTCGAGGATTTACTAAGAGGTCCCATGACCGATGTAGAAACTTATAGAGGGTGTCTTTCAAATGGCTACAAATTTGATTGCGGAAATCTCAACGAACGCACTTCACAAAACTCTGGTGTGCTTGTGATAG GATCATCTTACAAAGAAAACTATGGAAACAACTATGGAAGATTGCTCGAAGTTTTAAAACTTCACTATCACAATGGTCATGATGTTATCTTATTCAAATGCCATTGGTTTGATCATACAACACACGTCAGAGTCGATCGAAATCGAATAACTACCGTGGATGTAAGATCAAAACTAAATGCTGAAGATGTTTTTATATTGGCTAGCCAAGCACATCAAGTATGTTATGTACCAAGTATAACAAAGGCGAATTCATCATGGTATACGGTGCTTACAACAAAGAGTCGACAAGTAGATGAAGATGTGACCTACAATGATAATACTACATCCAATGATGCCGCTTTTCAAAATGACACGTCAAATGCTTCATCATCACATGTGAATACCGTAGTTATTCATGATCCTTCTAATTTCTTCATTGACTTACGAAGTTATGAAAATGTTAACTTCACGGAGCACAATAATGACGATCTAAATGATGATGACCATATGAGTGTTGACGAGAGAAGTGATAGTGATGAGTGA
- the LOC108198152 gene encoding nuclear transcription factor Y subunit C-3, with amino-acid sequence MRADKDVRMIAGETPVLFTKAIGMFAMDMTLRSWNHTKEDKRRILRSKTGLSSMTYEYVRDQHYEVNPSMPTMEAGDQQSEVYMQLLQLKTTVRPFRDWRQQFAPQNQEAGFVPWAPQPQQNTYDCLRAVSCAP; translated from the exons ATGAGAGCTGACAAGGATGTGAGAATGATAGCAGGAGAGACGCCTGTTCTCTTTACCAAAGCTATTGGAATGTTTGCTATGGACATGACTCTGCGCAGCTGGAATCACACGAAGGAGGATAAGAGGAGAATACTCCGATCGA AGACGGGGTTATCTTCAATGACATATGAGTATGTCCGTGATCAGCATTATGAAGTCAATCCTTCCATGCCAACAATGGAAGCTGGTGATCAGCAGTCAGAGGTATATATGCAGTTGCTTCAGCTTAAAACAACGGTTAGGCCATTCAGGGACTGGCGTCAGCAGTTTGCACCACAGAACCAAGAGGCAGGCTTTGTTCCTTGGGCACCACAGCCACAGCAGAATACTTATGACTGTCTTCGTGCTGTCTCATGTGCTCCCTGA